In a genomic window of Nostoc sp. UHCC 0870:
- a CDS encoding DNA mismatch repair protein → MSELNISESVAHALARYRNHLEFNGYHVEEDDELIFCRHPRKHNLMIRYIDGRGVLIRTIYSCELNVKRIHLLEYVNELNSEFLFMKAYIYGDENDLFLETFAEGEYDRTNFSIMLDNIEYDMDILINHKLTKDFLQ, encoded by the coding sequence ATGTCAGAACTCAATATTAGTGAATCCGTAGCTCATGCTTTAGCTAGATACCGTAATCATTTGGAATTTAATGGATACCATGTTGAAGAAGATGACGAATTAATTTTTTGTCGTCACCCTAGAAAGCATAATTTAATGATTAGATACATTGATGGCAGAGGAGTATTAATCAGAACAATTTATTCCTGTGAACTAAATGTTAAAAGAATACATCTTTTAGAATATGTAAATGAATTAAATTCTGAATTTTTATTTATGAAAGCCTATATTTATGGAGATGAAAATGATTTATTTTTAGAAACTTTTGCCGAGGGAGAATATGATAGAACCAATTTTTCTATCATGTTAGATAATATTGAATATGATATGGACATACTTATTAATCATAAGCTCACCAAAGATTTTCTGCAATAA
- a CDS encoding P-loop NTPase fold protein, protein MPLDLEKFYQACNPSRPLMIGNKNDRRYYIDFASVRGGKIIEALQRTISRISPNAPTCQLFTGHLGCGKSTELLRLKAELEEQQFHVVYFESTHVLEMADVDVTDILLAIAGQVSESLEAMKIRIKPNYFTKLFSEVVDFLQTPIDLGVEAELSVGIAKITAKTKESPQLRRRLRDYLEPRTQNILQSINQELLERADKELKAKGKKGLVVIVDNLDRVAIRPLPSGRSLPEYLFIERGEQLRKLNCHVVYTIPLALTFSNDSAELQHRLGGGVAPKVLPMIPVRLRSGEIFNQGLNLIRQMVLARAFPDIEPSDRLSLITEVFDNLETLDRLCLISGGHVRDLLGLLFDCLREQDPPFERECVELVIQRQRDYRVNPIDSHEWELIFQVVQQQRVRGDIEYHTLLRSLFVFEYRDHQGAWFAVNPVLAETQKFKSWLKDNYQQI, encoded by the coding sequence ATGCCCCTAGACTTAGAAAAATTTTATCAGGCTTGCAATCCCAGTAGACCACTGATGATCGGCAATAAAAACGATCGCAGGTACTATATTGATTTTGCATCAGTGCGGGGTGGAAAAATCATTGAGGCTTTGCAGCGCACGATTAGCCGCATCTCACCCAATGCACCTACCTGTCAACTATTTACAGGACATTTGGGTTGTGGGAAATCTACAGAGTTATTGCGTCTCAAGGCTGAGTTAGAAGAACAGCAATTTCATGTCGTTTATTTTGAGTCTACCCACGTCTTAGAAATGGCGGATGTGGATGTGACTGATATTTTACTAGCGATCGCAGGTCAGGTGAGCGAAAGTCTCGAAGCAATGAAAATTCGCATCAAACCCAACTATTTCACTAAGTTATTTAGTGAGGTGGTAGATTTTTTGCAAACCCCTATCGACTTGGGAGTAGAAGCGGAGTTATCTGTAGGGATTGCCAAAATTACCGCCAAAACCAAAGAAAGCCCCCAACTGCGCCGCCGCTTGCGTGACTACCTCGAACCGCGCACCCAAAATATTTTGCAATCTATTAATCAAGAACTATTAGAACGGGCTGACAAAGAACTCAAAGCCAAAGGGAAAAAAGGCTTAGTGGTAATTGTCGATAACTTAGACAGGGTAGCAATTCGCCCTTTACCATCGGGGCGATCGCTGCCAGAATATTTATTTATTGAACGGGGTGAACAGTTACGTAAACTGAATTGTCATGTAGTTTACACCATTCCCCTGGCTTTAACTTTTTCTAACGATAGCGCGGAACTGCAACACCGTTTAGGCGGTGGGGTAGCACCGAAGGTTTTACCGATGATTCCGGTGCGGCTGCGTTCTGGGGAGATTTTTAACCAAGGGCTAAACTTGATCCGCCAAATGGTCTTAGCTAGAGCCTTTCCTGACATTGAGCCGAGCGATCGCTTAAGCTTAATTACAGAAGTGTTTGATAACTTAGAAACACTAGATCGATTGTGCCTGATCAGTGGTGGTCATGTGCGCGACTTGTTAGGATTGCTGTTTGACTGTCTGCGAGAACAAGACCCACCCTTTGAAAGGGAATGTGTTGAGTTGGTGATTCAAAGACAACGGGATTACCGCGTTAACCCTATTGATAGCCACGAGTGGGAGTTAATCTTTCAAGTGGTGCAGCAACAACGGGTTAGAGGTGATATAGAATACCATACCTTATTGCGTAGTTTATTTGTATTTGAATACCGCGACCACCAAGGGGCTTGGTTTGCTGTCAACCCAGTTTTAGCCGAGACACAAAAATTTAAGTCATGGTTGAAAGACAATTACCAGCAGATATAA
- a CDS encoding nSTAND1 domain-containing NTPase — translation MVERQLPADIKAANDRALQSLWRAITLSCGHFSVVVVCCNYRVLQERVLESLDKLAAGVARIQKVVLPHNTRSLYTALHFQLVADSQPPSALMVLGLDTVDEIDDLLRSINHIRDELPKRHDFPMVFWVNEQVLQKVVRLAPDFASWAATPIRFEMTTPELQQFLQQETGCLFAKVLTNEQRQRRPAQVTENYSTLEQVWEHSDELHWAINELHERGITLEPELHASLRFVFGLDDYVSDRIYYALNHFRQSLLVWQQLVASEDTGNKADEGVFSSPSPPPPPSPPLLRQGVLLFYIGLCHCRLAEQNQLDNRPHWEAAKSCLQKSLRILEVAQRPDIAAEFIGQLTEVLEHLQEWEELQTVAENALELHQNYGSQIQLACDYGFLAQVAVQSSRWLQASILAHVSLLKLDEAQQNDTQSHDCLFPLLLTQIYYLVLAKAQQKLGEKVVAQAYLDKAAQALPLALENSTHQYDAHRYIRMLRQLRSLYFEAGRYVEAYCIRQKRRSVEQQYGFRAFIGAGRLQPQRQATNPALMSPSGSSSVALEIAASGRERDINNLIGRISRADQKLIVIHGPSGVGKSSTVTAGLVPALQNRAIGDQIAVPVVLQVYTDWVRELGKSLNVAISHLQGDAAIAPVTEKPITIGYILEKLYQNADNHLITVLIFDQFEEFFFGCTDRQQKQQFDQFISDCLNVSFVKVILSLREDYLHQLLEFKHLSHLEAINNNILDKHIRYQLNNFSPEYAKAIIEKLTARSHSNLEPELIDALVEDLSTEMGEIRPIELQLVGAQLQDEGITTLAQYQPYRPNKLIERYIKALIKDCGEENERAALLVLYLLTDESNNRPFKTRAELGAELAELEDVGKLELVLNILVSSGLVVLFPDIPERYQLIHDYLVDLIRYLQQQESSFQAQLNQLRYKVEQSQTEIERLKRELRQKKQQAKLTDFQPQQGLDLVTELRDLRKREELSLLEIEQLRAELKEKELTAQLAESQKQQRLSEAKLNRSLTIALGASVFAILGLSISIITAVDSEIKTLSVSSEALFASQKGIDALKEGIKAGRKLQRAVWVDPYTREKVQTALYQAVVGVKEYNRLEGHTSGVNSATFSPDGSLIASASADNTVKLWRADGSLVPTTLQHTQVVNHVSFSPDSQIVASASQDNTIQLWNTQGQLLKTLPGHTAGVNSINFSPDGQAIASASTDKTIKLWSREGELLQTLTGHRDVVQGVAWSPDSQTLVSVSADKTIKLWKRDGQILKSWNGHEDVILSVAWSPNGQIIASAGLDQNIKLWNLQGRLLKNITGHTGGVTSISFNPDGQTIASASTDETIKLWTLDGLLLGTLRGHNNWVNSVSFSPDGHTLVSTSRDKTVKLWRWDDILQRNPETDNDNFGVTSISFRPKSQTVAAASRDHTVKIFTHDGKLLQTLKDHKDIVWGVAWSGDGQVIASVSRDKMVKLWSRDGKLLHTLIGHTDTVWGVAWSPDYQVIASASKDKTVKLWSRDGKLLHTLIGHKDAVNWVSFSPDGKLLASVSDDLTVKLWSRDGQLLHTLKDHNRQVNGVTWSPDSKIVASASIDSTVKLWRRDGQLLKTLTGDGNNFTSLSFSPDGQILAASSEDQIKLWNREGTLLISLKGDKEKITSVSFSPDGEILAGGSSNGRVMFRNLADLKLAHLLERGCDFLQDYLQTNSKLTASDRALCPLK, via the coding sequence ATGGTTGAAAGACAATTACCAGCAGATATAAAAGCAGCTAATGACCGAGCTTTACAGAGTTTATGGCGAGCAATCACCCTTTCTTGCGGTCATTTTTCCGTGGTTGTAGTCTGCTGCAATTATCGAGTGTTACAAGAGCGCGTTTTGGAATCACTAGATAAATTAGCGGCTGGGGTAGCCCGCATCCAAAAAGTTGTTTTACCCCACAACACCAGAAGTCTTTACACAGCCCTACATTTTCAGCTTGTGGCTGACAGTCAACCGCCATCAGCATTGATGGTTTTAGGTTTAGATACTGTAGATGAAATTGACGATTTACTCAGGTCAATTAATCATATCCGCGATGAATTACCCAAACGCCATGACTTTCCTATGGTTTTTTGGGTGAATGAGCAGGTTTTACAGAAAGTAGTGCGTTTAGCTCCTGATTTTGCGAGTTGGGCGGCGACCCCAATTCGGTTTGAAATGACTACCCCAGAGTTGCAGCAATTTTTGCAACAAGAAACAGGCTGTTTATTCGCCAAGGTATTAACCAACGAGCAAAGACAACGCCGACCAGCACAAGTTACAGAAAATTATTCCACCCTAGAACAAGTTTGGGAACATAGCGATGAACTCCACTGGGCTATCAATGAACTACATGAGCGCGGGATTACTCTAGAGCCAGAATTACACGCCAGTTTAAGGTTTGTTTTTGGTCTGGATGATTATGTCAGCGATCGCATTTACTACGCCTTAAATCATTTTCGCCAAAGCTTGTTGGTTTGGCAACAACTTGTAGCTAGTGAAGATACAGGGAATAAAGCTGATGAGGGTGTATTTTCTTCCCCCTCTCCCCCACCTCCCCCATCTCCCCCCTTACTGAGACAGGGAGTGTTGCTATTTTATATTGGGTTGTGTCATTGTCGTTTAGCCGAACAGAACCAGTTAGATAACCGTCCCCATTGGGAAGCAGCCAAATCTTGCTTACAAAAAAGCTTGCGGATTTTAGAAGTGGCGCAAAGACCAGATATCGCGGCGGAATTTATCGGTCAACTGACGGAAGTATTGGAACATCTGCAAGAGTGGGAAGAATTACAAACAGTAGCCGAAAATGCTCTAGAGTTACATCAAAATTATGGGAGTCAAATTCAGCTAGCTTGTGACTATGGTTTTTTAGCACAAGTCGCCGTTCAATCATCACGCTGGTTACAGGCGAGTATTTTAGCCCATGTTTCCCTACTCAAGTTAGACGAAGCACAACAAAATGATACTCAATCCCATGATTGTCTGTTTCCTCTGCTATTAACGCAGATTTATTACCTAGTCTTAGCCAAAGCCCAGCAAAAATTGGGTGAAAAAGTAGTGGCGCAAGCGTATTTAGATAAAGCCGCCCAAGCATTACCCCTAGCGTTAGAAAATAGCACCCATCAATATGATGCCCATCGTTATATTAGAATGCTGCGGCAATTGCGATCGCTCTATTTTGAAGCCGGTCGTTATGTAGAAGCCTATTGCATCCGCCAAAAACGCCGTTCTGTAGAACAACAATACGGCTTTCGGGCTTTCATTGGTGCAGGTCGTTTGCAACCCCAAAGACAAGCTACGAACCCCGCTTTAATGTCTCCTTCAGGAAGTAGCAGCGTCGCTTTAGAAATTGCAGCTTCCGGTCGGGAACGGGATATTAATAACTTAATTGGCAGAATTAGCCGGGCTGACCAGAAATTGATCGTCATTCATGGCCCCTCTGGGGTGGGTAAGAGTTCCACTGTCACAGCCGGGTTAGTTCCAGCCTTACAAAATCGCGCCATTGGTGATCAAATTGCTGTGCCTGTAGTCCTGCAAGTTTACACCGATTGGGTACGAGAATTGGGTAAATCTTTGAATGTGGCAATTTCTCACCTCCAAGGAGATGCAGCCATTGCACCTGTGACGGAAAAGCCTATAACTATTGGCTATATCTTAGAAAAATTATATCAAAATGCTGATAATCATCTCATCACAGTTTTAATTTTTGATCAATTTGAAGAATTTTTCTTTGGCTGCACCGACCGCCAACAAAAACAACAATTTGATCAATTTATCAGCGACTGTTTAAATGTATCTTTTGTCAAGGTCATTCTTTCCTTAAGAGAAGATTATTTACATCAATTATTAGAATTTAAACATCTTTCTCATCTAGAAGCAATTAATAATAATATTCTGGATAAACATATCCGCTATCAATTAAATAATTTTTCTCCAGAATACGCCAAAGCGATTATTGAAAAATTAACCGCTCGTTCCCACTCTAATTTAGAACCTGAATTAATTGATGCTTTAGTTGAAGACTTATCTACAGAAATGGGAGAAATTCGCCCCATTGAATTGCAACTAGTTGGCGCACAATTGCAAGATGAGGGAATCACAACTCTAGCCCAATATCAGCCATATCGCCCCAATAAACTGATAGAAAGATATATTAAAGCCCTGATTAAAGATTGTGGGGAAGAAAATGAACGGGCAGCTTTATTAGTTTTATATTTATTAACAGATGAAAGTAACAACAGACCATTTAAAACTCGTGCCGAATTAGGAGCAGAACTAGCAGAATTAGAAGATGTTGGCAAATTAGAGTTAGTTTTAAATATTTTAGTTAGTTCTGGTTTAGTAGTGTTATTCCCCGATATTCCAGAACGTTATCAACTAATACATGATTACTTAGTAGATTTAATTCGTTACTTGCAACAACAAGAATCAAGCTTTCAAGCACAACTCAACCAACTGCGTTACAAAGTCGAACAAAGCCAAACAGAAATTGAACGACTTAAACGCGAACTCCGACAAAAAAAGCAGCAAGCCAAACTTACAGATTTTCAACCCCAGCAAGGATTAGATTTAGTCACAGAATTACGAGATTTACGTAAGCGTGAAGAACTTAGCCTACTAGAAATAGAACAACTCCGCGCCGAACTTAAAGAAAAAGAATTAACCGCCCAACTTGCAGAAAGTCAAAAACAGCAAAGACTCAGTGAAGCAAAATTAAATCGTTCACTGACAATTGCTTTGGGGGCTTCTGTATTTGCCATATTAGGGTTAAGTATTTCGATTATCACGGCCGTAGATAGTGAAATCAAAACCCTCAGTGTTTCCAGCGAGGCGTTATTTGCATCCCAGAAGGGTATTGATGCTTTAAAAGAAGGGATAAAAGCGGGGCGAAAACTACAACGGGCTGTTTGGGTAGACCCTTACACCAGAGAAAAGGTACAAACAGCACTCTATCAAGCAGTTGTGGGAGTGAAGGAATATAACCGTTTAGAAGGACATACTTCTGGTGTTAACAGTGCTACATTTAGTCCTGATGGGTCTTTAATTGCCTCAGCTAGTGCTGACAACACCGTCAAACTTTGGCGTGCTGATGGTAGTCTAGTTCCGACGACATTGCAGCATACTCAAGTAGTTAATCATGTTAGCTTCAGTCCTGATAGTCAAATAGTCGCCTCTGCTAGTCAAGACAATACAATTCAACTGTGGAATACTCAAGGTCAACTGCTGAAAACCCTCCCAGGACATACAGCAGGGGTCAATAGTATCAATTTTAGCCCGGATGGACAGGCGATCGCCTCCGCTAGTACCGACAAGACAATCAAACTCTGGAGTCGGGAAGGTGAATTACTCCAAACTCTTACAGGACACCGGGATGTAGTCCAGGGTGTAGCATGGTCGCCTGATAGTCAAACCCTAGTTTCAGTCAGTGCTGACAAAACTATCAAGCTGTGGAAACGTGACGGACAAATCCTCAAAAGCTGGAATGGTCACGAGGATGTAATTTTAAGTGTCGCTTGGTCGCCCAATGGTCAAATTATTGCTAGTGCGGGTTTAGACCAGAACATCAAACTTTGGAATCTCCAAGGGCGACTCCTGAAAAACATCACAGGTCATACTGGGGGAGTCACCAGTATCAGTTTTAACCCTGATGGTCAGACCATTGCGTCCGCAAGTACCGACGAAACTATAAAACTTTGGACTTTAGATGGTTTGTTATTGGGGACGTTGAGAGGACATAACAATTGGGTAAATAGTGTGAGTTTCAGTCCTGACGGTCACACCTTAGTTTCTACCAGTCGGGATAAAACAGTCAAACTTTGGCGGTGGGACGATATATTGCAGCGTAACCCCGAAACTGATAATGATAATTTTGGGGTAACTAGCATTAGCTTTAGGCCTAAAAGCCAGACCGTAGCAGCTGCTAGTCGAGATCATACTGTAAAAATCTTTACTCATGACGGCAAACTCTTACAAACTCTTAAAGACCACAAAGACATAGTTTGGGGTGTAGCTTGGTCTGGAGATGGTCAAGTTATAGCTTCAGTAAGTAGAGATAAAATGGTAAAATTATGGAGTCGAGACGGTAAATTACTCCATACACTTATAGGTCATACTGATACAGTCTGGGGTGTAGCCTGGTCGCCAGATTATCAAGTCATAGCTTCAGCGAGTAAAGATAAAACAGTGAAGTTATGGAGTCGAGACGGTAAATTACTCCATACACTTATAGGTCACAAGGATGCAGTAAACTGGGTTAGCTTTAGCCCCGATGGTAAATTACTCGCCTCCGTCAGTGATGATTTAACTGTGAAACTGTGGAGTCGGGATGGTCAACTCCTACACACCCTCAAAGACCACAACCGCCAAGTTAACGGCGTAACGTGGTCGCCTGATAGTAAAATTGTGGCTTCCGCAAGTATTGATAGCACCGTCAAACTATGGCGACGGGATGGTCAATTGTTAAAAACTCTCACTGGAGATGGCAATAATTTTACCAGCCTTAGTTTTAGCCCCGATGGTCAGATTTTAGCCGCTAGTAGTGAAGATCAAATTAAGCTGTGGAATAGGGAAGGGACTTTACTTATTTCCTTAAAAGGCGATAAAGAAAAAATAACCAGCGTCAGTTTTAGTCCCGATGGTGAAATTTTGGCTGGAGGTAGCAGTAACGGTAGGGTAATGTTCCGCAACTTAGCTGATTTAAAATTAGCCCACCTCCTGGAGAGAGGTTGTGATTTCCTCCAAGATTATTTACAGACTAACTCTAAATTAACTGCAAGCGATCGCGCCTTATGTCCTCTTAAATGA
- a CDS encoding TIR domain-containing protein: MNEIYISYAWKDDRSESGKRREELVDRICETLLAQNYKLIRDRNYLSLGKSIQNFMLEIGSGNYVIVVISDKYLKSEYCMFEAVEIMKSKNYEQKIFPVVLEDANIYSKDGQFKYINYWKQQKHKIDEIINADLQLNADSAMNSVADKIREISQKIDDFILFIADKLSIDPSKNFDVFIEQLTSAIKNDAAKMRNKKSILVAGTGNYQLPVEVYLTAKKLGEKIAEYDYNLITGGWQGVDYLVSESFANKLASKNIPLSHKLTQIVLHGTQPMFRGGTVQYTESGINEWLKSLQQSDLVILLGGLGGTYETYLYAKQEKIPVIPIVCTSGDAKKVFDEMLQDWDNQLIGNISIEKFKSLNQYINDESTAEDVVNDVMDIANEIIFAKTMLK, from the coding sequence ATGAATGAAATATATATATCCTATGCCTGGAAAGACGATAGAAGTGAATCAGGTAAGCGGCGGGAAGAGTTGGTAGATAGGATTTGTGAAACACTCCTAGCCCAAAATTATAAATTAATCCGCGATCGCAATTATTTATCTTTGGGTAAAAGCATACAGAATTTTATGCTCGAAATTGGGAGTGGTAACTATGTAATTGTAGTTATCAGTGACAAATACTTGAAATCAGAATACTGTATGTTTGAAGCTGTAGAAATCATGAAATCTAAAAATTATGAACAAAAAATATTTCCAGTAGTCTTAGAAGATGCCAACATTTACAGTAAAGATGGACAATTTAAATATATAAATTACTGGAAGCAACAAAAACACAAAATAGATGAGATAATCAACGCTGACTTGCAACTTAATGCAGATTCAGCCATGAACAGTGTCGCGGATAAAATTAGAGAAATCTCTCAAAAAATTGATGATTTTATCCTATTTATTGCTGATAAACTCAGCATTGATCCATCGAAAAATTTTGATGTATTTATCGAACAACTTACCTCAGCTATTAAAAACGATGCGGCAAAAATGAGAAATAAAAAGAGCATCTTAGTAGCGGGTACAGGTAACTATCAACTACCTGTAGAAGTGTATCTAACAGCCAAAAAACTTGGTGAGAAAATAGCAGAATATGATTACAATTTGATTACAGGTGGTTGGCAAGGAGTAGATTATCTAGTATCTGAAAGCTTCGCCAATAAACTAGCATCAAAAAATATTCCTCTTTCCCATAAGTTAACACAAATAGTTCTGCATGGAACGCAGCCTATGTTTAGAGGTGGAACTGTACAATATACAGAATCAGGTATTAATGAATGGCTCAAAAGTTTGCAACAATCCGATTTAGTCATCCTTCTAGGAGGACTTGGCGGTACTTATGAAACTTATCTATACGCCAAACAGGAAAAAATTCCCGTAATTCCGATTGTGTGTACAAGTGGTGATGCTAAAAAGGTGTTTGATGAAATGTTGCAAGATTGGGATAATCAATTAATTGGCAACATATCAATAGAAAAATTTAAGTCACTCAATCAGTACATCAATGATGAATCCACCGCAGAAGATGTAGTCAATGATGTCATGGATATAGCAAATGAAATTATTTTTGCTAAAACTATGCTCAAATAA
- the uvrC gene encoding excinuclease ABC subunit UvrC: MTTSAQILSLVKNPERLEARLAEIPPEPGVYFMRDGSDRIIYIGKSRKLRSRVRSYFREGYNKTERIATMVKQVTEIEFIVTDTEAEALALEANLIKQHQPYFNVLLKDDKKYPYVCITWSEDYPRIFITRKRQLGKEKDKYYGPYTDSGLLRGILHLSKRIFTLRQRPQPLFKDRPCLNYDIGRCPGVCQKLISPEEYRKTVQKVAMVFQGRTQELIDILNEQMQTAAESLNFELAGRIRDQIAGLKSLNAQQKVSLPDDTISRDAIALSSDTQHACIQLFQIRAGQLVGRLAFVAESQAEPGAILQRVLEEHYQTADSVEIPAEILVQHELPDGEMLAEALTQHKGRKVTILTPQRQTKAELIEMVERNAQYELQRMQKLGDQNHQSMQDLAAILDLPDLPHRIEGYDISHIQGSNAVASQVVFIDGIPAKQYYRHYKIKNPTVTIGHSDDFASLAEVIQRRFRKYAEDPQLPRVDNPDWPDLVMIDGGKGQLSSVVTVLQEMNLLEDLRVVSLAKKREEIFLPGESTPLTTDSEQPGVQLLRRLRDEAHRFAVSFHRQQRSDKLKRSRLDEIPGLGHHRQKLLLGHFRSVDYLRQATPTQIAEVPGIGTKLAQTIYDYFHPS, encoded by the coding sequence GTGACAACATCTGCTCAAATACTATCACTGGTTAAAAACCCGGAACGCTTAGAAGCACGTCTGGCGGAAATTCCCCCAGAACCGGGGGTTTATTTCATGCGAGATGGTAGCGATCGCATTATATATATAGGTAAATCGCGGAAATTGCGATCGCGCGTCCGTTCTTATTTCCGCGAGGGTTACAACAAAACTGAACGTATCGCCACAATGGTGAAGCAGGTGACGGAGATTGAATTTATCGTCACTGATACTGAAGCGGAAGCCTTGGCGTTGGAAGCGAACTTAATCAAGCAGCATCAACCATACTTTAATGTGCTGCTGAAAGATGATAAAAAATATCCCTACGTCTGTATCACTTGGTCAGAAGACTATCCCCGCATTTTCATCACTCGCAAACGTCAACTGGGGAAAGAAAAAGATAAGTATTATGGGCCTTATACTGATTCAGGTCTATTAAGAGGCATACTCCACCTATCTAAACGGATATTTACCTTAAGACAACGACCCCAACCACTGTTTAAAGACCGTCCTTGCTTAAATTATGATATTGGTCGCTGTCCGGGTGTGTGTCAAAAGCTGATTTCGCCAGAAGAATACCGTAAAACTGTGCAGAAAGTCGCAATGGTATTTCAAGGAAGGACGCAAGAACTGATCGATATTTTGAACGAACAAATGCAAACAGCCGCCGAGTCACTTAACTTTGAGTTGGCGGGGAGAATCCGTGATCAAATAGCTGGGTTAAAGTCTCTGAATGCACAGCAGAAGGTTTCCTTACCAGATGATACTATTTCACGGGATGCTATTGCTTTATCATCTGACACACAACACGCCTGTATCCAATTATTTCAGATTCGCGCCGGTCAATTGGTCGGACGTTTAGCATTTGTGGCTGAATCTCAAGCTGAACCAGGCGCAATTCTACAACGGGTGTTAGAGGAACACTACCAAACGGCTGACTCTGTAGAAATTCCCGCAGAAATTTTAGTACAGCATGAGTTACCAGACGGGGAAATGTTGGCGGAAGCTTTGACGCAACACAAGGGAAGAAAAGTCACAATTTTAACTCCCCAGCGTCAAACTAAGGCAGAATTAATTGAGATGGTGGAACGCAATGCCCAGTATGAATTGCAAAGGATGCAAAAATTGGGCGATCAAAATCACCAATCTATGCAAGATTTAGCAGCGATTCTCGATTTACCCGACTTACCCCACCGCATCGAAGGTTACGATATCTCCCACATTCAAGGGTCAAATGCTGTCGCTTCCCAAGTTGTCTTCATCGATGGGATACCCGCCAAACAATACTATCGCCACTACAAAATTAAAAATCCCACAGTCACCATAGGACATTCAGATGATTTCGCTAGTTTAGCAGAAGTGATTCAACGACGGTTTCGCAAGTATGCAGAAGATCCACAACTACCACGGGTAGATAACCCTGACTGGCCTGATTTAGTGATGATAGACGGTGGTAAAGGACAACTATCTTCAGTGGTTACTGTTTTGCAGGAGATGAATTTACTAGAAGACTTGCGAGTTGTGAGTTTAGCCAAGAAGCGAGAAGAGATTTTTTTACCGGGAGAATCAACACCTTTAACCACTGATAGCGAACAACCAGGTGTACAACTGCTGCGACGACTGCGAGACGAAGCACATCGTTTTGCTGTGAGTTTCCATCGTCAACAACGGAGTGATAAATTAAAGCGATCGCGTTTAGATGAAATTCCCGGTTTGGGACACCATCGCCAAAAGCTGCTTTTAGGACATTTTCGTTCTGTTGACTATCTCCGACAAGCCACACCCACACAAATCGCCGAAGTTCCAGGTATTGGGACAAAGTTAGCACAAACAATCTACGACTATTTCCATCCCTCGTGA
- a CDS encoding replication restart DNA helicase PriA, whose amino-acid sequence MQIVQKIYCPNCGSGAERHYISDSQLTRTQCHSCDYLMISCTKTGRVIEAYAPGIYARK is encoded by the coding sequence ATGCAGATAGTACAAAAAATTTACTGTCCAAACTGTGGTAGTGGGGCTGAACGTCACTATATTTCTGATAGCCAATTAACTAGAACACAATGCCATAGTTGTGACTACTTGATGATATCTTGCACTAAGACAGGTAGAGTAATTGAAGCTTATGCTCCAGGAATTTACGCAAGAAAATAG